The nucleotide window ATGGTGGAGAGGTTGGGAGCAGAAGGGTTCATGAAGGAGCTGTGCAACGGGTTTCGGTTGTTAATGGACGGAGCGAAAGGCATGATCACATTCGAGAGCTTGAAGAGAAACTCTGCATTGCTGGGGTTGCAGGATATGAGTGATGATGACTTGAAGTGCATGCTGAGAGAAGGTGATTTGGATGGTGATGGGAGTTTGAATGAGATGGAGTTTTGTACTCTCATGTTTAGGTTGAGCCCTGCTTTGATGCAAACGTCTAAAGACTTGATGGAGGAAGCTCTTGCTTTTGAGTTCTAGTTAGGCATAGCTACACTGATCTCTTAGTTTGTTGTTCTAGGGCATGCATGTatactttttttccctctgGCTATGATCTGATCATCTGTAATTGGAGCttattattatcaaaattattattcttctttactacACGTATAGCTTTCTCTTTAACTTaatgttttggttttctatGTTCTTTAAGAAGATTGAGGTTTGcttataataattatatacCAGGGAGTTGTTGCAGACTAATTACAGGAAGGGTTACAAAATAATTACTCGAGGCTAAAATTTACCCATCCCTTTCCATTATGCACGACTCTTAATTTGAATGGACTCATAGTTGTAGGGGTAAACTTAATTTTGTAGGTATGCTGCCTCTCCTTTCCCATTTGGAAGGTACGTATAGGAAGCATAACACCTCTCATTAAGGAACATAATTCAAAGCAATAATGACATATGCACTTTCCACTCTCCATTATTGCCATTTCATCTTGGGGAGATTCTAAGTGGACTTTTGCATATCAATAGTTTCTTCTTGGCAGGTAAGCTATACATAATAAGGAAAATCCCATTTAATTTACCAAAATTAACAACTTCCTTGCTAGGATCATTTACTTTGATTAGCACCTAAGAATAGGGTCTCAGTCCACATGAATAATACTTGAAGCTTTGGTGATGAATTAGTCAATTTTAATCTGGTTTAACATACATGGAGTCATATATTCTGTAGTGTAAGGCTCTTACATGAGACTCTATTTCTTAACCATtgaatcaaacaaacaaattttatcAAACGGCTAATCAGTTTGATCCAACGATTAAGAGAGATAAgacctcactatagaattcttgaaCGTAAATGATATATAAgttcattatttttaaagatttaTACATATGGACGGAATCAGATGCTTTTGAATCATTTTTGGACTTTGGATGGGAAAAGAATTAATTACAAGGAAACTAAAGCACTCTTGTGGAGTTTCAAATTCAAGTAGCATAGTACTTTTTTTCTCCTTAAAGAACATGCATCGGGTTTAAGGTCTACGCACGTTCGAGACTTATAACACAACAATCGGTCTCATTTATATTAGGTCTTACATattttttcatctttatttttggctTAATTAtgttattcttttttcttttctaatatGATAGGACTTAATTTGAGCAACAAACGAGAAAcaatacattaatttaatggtCGAATTTGACACAATTAAGCCGTTTCTCAATTTAAATTCCTTAGATAAACAATTTCGAGGATTAATAATCttaataataatcaatattgGTAAAGaaactctttctttgttaattCCTCCTTTATTATATATCCTTATGAATTTCCATCCTGACAACTTAACTAAATAACGTGGCAAAACCCTCTCGTGTCCTGTGTGGCTGCTAGCTGTCAGATACATGCTGATTTGGAAAGAGCCCCGTGTATAACGTATCCCAACAAAGCTGCCAGGCCAAGTTTCATGTTTTCATAGAAAAATGCTACATTGCTTGCCATGACTGCTGACCCTCTCTGCTTTCTGGACCTTCCCATGTAATTTCGAGGAAAGAGAAGTCTCTGctcagaaaaagaaacagagcaaATTTCGATCATGCCGGCAACAAACATAAATTCTCTCTTATCTGTACTCTATCTTTGTTGTCACCCACAGCCACCCTCTTTCCTCGAAATCTTCCTCATATTTTCCCCTCACTTAATTCTACTCCTTATAAATCCCCATCTCATCTGGTCATTTTTCCACAGTACTACTCCATCCCTCACATCAAAAATACACGtaaagctagctagctagctgcccttaaattttatataattgctttgggttcttttattttcccgTATTAATTGAAAAATCGATGGCTTGTCGAAATGGGGTTGTGTTTGAAGATTTCTTTCCTGCCATGGTTGACAAATTGGGAGCAGAAGGTTTCATGAAGGAGCTCTGCAATGGGTTCCGGTTGTTGATGGACAGAGAGAAGGGCGTGATCACATTTGAGAGCTTGAAGAGGAACTCGGGCCTGTTGGGGTTGGAAGGCATGAGTGATGAGGAGATCATGTGCATGCTGAGGGAAGGTGATTTGGATGGTGATGGGAGTTTGAATGAGATGGAGTTTTGTACCCTCATGTTCAGATTGAGCCCTGCCATGATGCAAACTTCTAAGGAATTATTGGTGGAAGCTTTAGATTTAGATAGTGAAAtgtagtctctctctctctctcttaatgtgggaatttcattttctttgaagttctttcttcttcttgcttatcTATCTATCTCCATAACGATCCTACTTAGTAATTTCAGGTAGCTTACAATAATTATTagagtcttcttctttataTTGTTTATTGCCTTCCCTTCTTTTcccctgaattttttttttttctgggtcaTTTTTTCACTGAATTTGGATAGGCAAGCATATATGATCATGCTATACTATTGGCTTTGAAATTAGGGAGGTGGAATGTTTAAGAAGATTATTAAGATGTTATAGAAATCTGGGCCTAAACGAAAGTGGGTCCTAGGCTTATCATGGATCACAGTATTGGACTCACCAATCCAATCCAGGTTTGTGCATGACTTTTCTGATATCATAGGCCTAGATGGAACTAGCCAACTGGGAGCCCAATCCACCTAAGCCCAAAATTGGGAAATTTTTGGGTGTCTCTAGGGCTAGTCTCGGTTCGGGAATCATGAACAAACCAACAATCTGTGGTATgactatatttgggaccggtCCCGACCTGATAGAGGTCGGTTAACTGTGACTCGGTCAGACTGAAAATGAGGTCGGTATCACCAAATACCGCCAACACCGAATTAGGCTGAGAAATCAGCAAAAAAAATCCCCTGTGAAATTTGAATCCTTaatttcaaaacccaaaattgacAAACCCCACTTCAATTGCATCATTTAAACCAACTGAAACCCTAGATATTCCCAATTATCTGTAGGCTAGCCCCCCAGGTACTCTCTTTCAACCTGATGTGCTTCGGCCCCTCTTTTTCTCCGCATATCCAATAAAACAAAGCGTGCTACTTCAACGAGCTCTCCTTGAAACTCTAAATATTCCcaatcaaaaccctaaaaagtTTACCTAATGAGCTCATTTGtgattcacacacacacagagagagagagagagagagagagagagagagagagagagagagagagagagagagagagagagagagaggtgaggCGAGATTGAAACCCacattttttttggatttgtgtGTTTCAACCGAATGAAGAGGAGATAGacgagagagtgagagagaaagtctgagagtatgaaaaatgagagagttacacaaaataattataatgaattaattaaatatatgtcAGTTAGTTTGGTATACCGTCGGCATTGGATTTGGGAAACCGCATCGACAATCAAAGGTGTTAGTCAGTTTTCGTGACTTGTCGGCCTATTTGCGATAAAATGTAAGTCAGTTTAGTCGGTTTTTCGATATTGCGGTACAAAATGCAAACCCTAGGTGAATCTATTACATGACCCAAGCAACAAAGGAGAAAATCGACAAATGTGATGATCAATAATTTGATTCGTTCCATTTGAATCTGTACTGCTAAAAACCTCAGCCACATATGTCATATGTCTTTCTGCTTGCGAGAGATTGGTCCAATAATATATATCGTACTTGATCTAGCTACTCATCAAAATTTGAAGTTCAATGGAAATGGACACCAACCCACACACAGGCCAcaggtttttctttcttcttttcctttcttttttcttagaaGGAAGACCCCCAGCTACTCCTGCTTCATTAGCATTTGCAAGTAATCAAAAtcaactttcttttccttcaatAACAAGTTATATTTGGTTACCCAATTGCTAAAGAAAGAGGCAAATTGAGtttaattttgagatttttaaaCCCATCATCCAATGGTGACACAAATGTCATATGCAGAGCAAATCGAACACCTTGCCAATGCCATGAAGATACCAACTACCAAAGTGACTTCCCCAACCCACTAAACCTCATTTTAGAATGCCacgtgattgaatttcttctaattaaaaataaaaaaataaaaaaataaacccaTTTCCAGCA belongs to Prunus persica cultivar Lovell chromosome G4, Prunus_persica_NCBIv2, whole genome shotgun sequence and includes:
- the LOC18779346 gene encoding calcium-binding protein PBP1, with the protein product MALGGGVVFEDFFPVMVERLGAEGFMKELCNGFRLLMDGAKGMITFESLKRNSALLGLQDMSDDDLKCMLREGDLDGDGSLNEMEFCTLMFRLSPALMQTSKDLMEEALAFEF
- the LOC18780184 gene encoding calcium-binding protein PBP1, translating into MACRNGVVFEDFFPAMVDKLGAEGFMKELCNGFRLLMDREKGVITFESLKRNSGLLGLEGMSDEEIMCMLREGDLDGDGSLNEMEFCTLMFRLSPAMMQTSKELLVEALDLDSEM